The following proteins are co-located in the Dietzia timorensis genome:
- the efp gene encoding elongation factor P yields the protein MASTADFKNGLVLKEDNELWQIVEFQHVKPGKGPAFVRTKQKNVVSGKTIDKTYNAGVKVETATVDRRDMQYLYRDGEDYVLMDSETFDQLNVTPTVMGDGARFLLENETVQVSMHEGLPLFAEMPVAVNLVVEQTDPGLQGDRSTGGTKPATLETGAEVQVPLFINTGDKLRIDTRDGSYLSRVND from the coding sequence ATGGCGTCAACCGCCGATTTCAAGAACGGGCTCGTTCTCAAGGAGGACAACGAACTCTGGCAGATCGTCGAGTTCCAGCACGTCAAGCCGGGCAAGGGCCCCGCATTCGTAAGGACGAAGCAGAAGAACGTCGTCTCCGGCAAGACCATCGACAAGACCTACAACGCGGGCGTCAAGGTCGAGACGGCCACCGTCGATCGCCGTGACATGCAATACCTGTACCGCGATGGCGAGGACTACGTGCTCATGGATTCGGAGACGTTCGATCAGCTCAACGTCACCCCGACCGTGATGGGCGACGGCGCCCGCTTCCTCCTCGAGAACGAGACCGTGCAGGTGTCCATGCACGAGGGCCTGCCGCTATTCGCCGAGATGCCGGTCGCGGTGAACCTCGTGGTCGAGCAGACCGACCCGGGCCTGCAGGGCGACCGCTCCACCGGCGGCACCAAGCCGGCCACTCTCGAGACCGGCGCCGAGGTACAGGTCCCGCTGTTCATCAACACGGGCGACAAGCTGCGCATCGACACGCGTGACGGCAGCTACCTGAGCCGGGTGAACGACTAA